Proteins encoded within one genomic window of Columba livia isolate bColLiv1 breed racing homer chromosome 1, bColLiv1.pat.W.v2, whole genome shotgun sequence:
- the ZAR1L gene encoding protein ZAR1-like, whose product MESFVYPPFGKYQSFRGGLTPSRSREPAVKQPSWKQNKSSSISPFLGGPLSPMPSEYLDSYRRAQFQALLSQVSPGLMPRLRRANTKEVGVQVNLRADAAVQCSLGPRLLPLSPPLSPAALRIRGHLALYSPVLDRRLFTLPEATGPREKDEASEATPKEQKAEDGGEEQQEGQAEAALLSEETAETPQEKAAAPRRRAAFQFLEQKYGYFHCKDCKTRWESAYVWCISGSNKVYFKQLCRKCQKGFNPYRVEAIQCQTCSKTRCSCPQKKRHIDLKRPHRQELCGRCKGKRLSCDNTYSFKYIV is encoded by the exons ATGGAGAGCTTTGTCTATCCTCCCTTCGGCAAGTACCAGAGCTTCAGGGGCGGCCTCACGCCGAGCCGCAGCCGGGAGCCGGCGGTGAAGCAGCCCAGCTGGAAGCAAaacaagagcagcagcatcagccCGTTCCTCGGGGGGCCTCTCTCCCCCATGCCCTCCGAGTACCTGGACAGCTACCGGCGGGCGCAGTTCCAGGCCCTGCTGTCGCAGGTGAGCCCGGGGCTGATGCCGCGGCTGCGCCGCGCCAACACCAAGGAGGTGGGCGTGCAGGTGAACCTGCGGGCTGACGCCGCCGTGCAGTGCTCGCTGGGGCCGCGCCTGCTGCCCCTCAGCCCCCCGCTCAGCCCCGCTGCGCTCCGCATCCGCGGGCACCTCGCCCTCTACTCGCCCGTGCTGGACCGCCGGCTCTTCACGCTGCCTGAGGCCACCGGACCCCGAGAGAAGGACGAGGCGTCTGAAGCGACCCCCAAGGAGCAGAAGGCGGAGGATGGTGGCgaagagcagcaggagggcCAGGCGGAGGCTGCTCTGTTGAGTGAGGAGACGGCAGAGACACCACAGGAGAAGGCTGCAGCCCCCAGGCGGCGAGCTGCCTTCCAG TTTCTGGAGCAGAAGTATGGCTATTTCCACTGTAAAGACTGCAAGACCCGATGGGAGAGTGCTTACGTGTGGTGCATTTCTGGAAGCAACAAG gtgtACTTCAAGCAGCTGTGTCGCAAATGCCAGAAGGGCTTTAATCCCTATCGAGTGGAAGCAATCCAGTGCCAG ACCTGTTCAAAGACTCGTTGTTCCTGCCCTCAGAAGAAGAGACACATTGATCTCAAAAGACCTCATCGCCAGGAACTTTGTGGCCGCTGCAAAGGCAAGAGGCTGTCCTGTGATAACACTTACAGCTTCAAGTACATTGTCTGA